The nucleotide window aaatagtaaacgacctcgaaaaattacgattccagtgccatttgttcggTTGTTCAAAATTACATAATTTAGACTCCAGAAATttagtttttcgatttaaaatgacccagttacagcctgttgaagttggctggaaattccAATCAGCATGCTGTTAACAATGtaaaagttactaaaaacgcatcaacaattgttctaacaacgggtttatcgagaaatcaatgatcaaacaacatGCATGCTTATACCAACATAATCCAACCAGATTTTATGTAAGTTTATGTCCATTGTCTAGTTCATTCTCCTTTATATTCTTGTGTTAATCGTTAACTTCAATCTTTCAGACAATCAACGTAGAAGTGATTTTAAGAGTTAAATCgaagacttacaactagcacaagggctagggatgaacttgtgaacaagaatgatgatgaagattaaGCAAGCGAACAAGTCTCTTGAAGCTTCACAAACTTGCAACTCCCTTGAATCACCCTTGAAGCTTTGAGTGGTACATGAAGGTGTTGAAGGAGATGAGAAATATGAAGGTGGTGATGGATTCGGTTATGGGGGGAGCCGAATGAGAGAGGGAGAGATGATATAGGGATGGAATGATTGCAAACCTTGGAACTCCACACTTAGAGATTTCTTGTCATATTTTGGCTACTTACACAAGCTAAATCAAATCTAATATAATAATCCACCAATCAACAATTAGGAGGTGAAGAGGGGTTGGGTTCGGTTTTAGTGAgccgaaaatgagagagagaaAGGGTGTAAGATTTGTAATCATGAGGGATCTTGAGTGGCCATACATAAAGAGATGTTCTTACACCTTGGTTATCTCAACAAGTAACCTACCCAATGAAATTAGAGCATGATCAAGGAAATATGATTAAGATCTTGGGTGGGGTCCATGAGGGCTGaaaatcggttgggggggggggtaatttgTAACATTTGGTGATTAGTGGGTAAATATAtaggaggttaagggtatttttctAGAGTAGAAAGTGTATGACATATTTTTATAGTGTGTGGGGATATTTGAGACCATAATTAGTGAAAAATAATAAAGTAATGTTTCTTACAAAATTTTGGTGTCTCGGGTAATGTCCAGTTGTTCGGTTAcgtactgttccgttaaagtgttaaattgtaccgtatagtgtaacgaaattaattcccacacttaggaaagcgttcaggaccatttagtcaatttttttGAATAATACGAgtatgttaaaagctgaattgttgctGAAATTGCAGAATTCCgtacttaaaatgagttttaggcacttttcggtactcaaactatcacctagtgacacagtcttatggtcctcacttccctacacccatactagtgtagtactttgtccctggctcatactggacttaatatagtgtctgtctatgtgctggcattgtcagcacgtgtctgagttatccgctcattatgctaactgtgctttgtgcatcaggtttgtcactaagagtctgtatgaaataaatggagcaactgtatgtaaagtgatgcacatgtatgtatgtaacataaatcagtaagcatttaaggtgtcagttgtaatcaagcacagtcttCTTGCCTTCCTCTGGTTTCTTGGCATATTTTGGGCAGTTGGagttgatgtgccccttctcattacagtTATAGCACGTCGCGTCCTTTATCTTCTTACAGTCTAACGTCTTGTGCTCGTTTgacttacaaatcccacaagCTCTCGGTTGTGATTGGGATTTCGATTCGTATCTGCACCTCCCCAAATGGCGCTTCTTACAGACTTTGCATTTGGGCTTCTCGCCCAGTTGTTGGTCATCTTTCTTGAACCCTGAACTCTTTTTGTGTTCAGAGTTCCCTTTGTGCTTCTTGTCTAAATGGTGTGAGTTATCATCCTCATGTTTTCTCTTTCCAGCATCAGAATTTTCTAAGCGATCTTTGCCTGACCGCATCAAGGGTAAGAGACAAGGATAAATCAACTGCTGACCTAAAAGTAGTAGGTCGAGATGCCTTCACACTAGCTTTGATCTtcggggctaaacccccaatgaaacgagctatcCGTTTTGGTTCTGGTGTCACTAAgtatggaaccaatcgagacattgTATTAAAACTTGTAAGGTAGGCCTGACAGTCCAAATTCTTCATCACCAATGTCAGGAAGTCAatctcgatcttctcaaccttgTGTTGAGGACATAAATTTTCCTTGATCAAAGTCATAAACTAATCCCAAGACAGATTGTACAATGGGATCTTTCCAGTCGCTTGGAtcaaagacctccaccaagctaatgCTTCACCTTTGAATGACtgagatacaaacttcaccacatccttatCAACGCAACCACTGATGTCAACCACGGTATCCATTTCGTCTaaccatgtcatgcagtcaatagctcctttttccccagtgaaatccctgggtttgcaggAGATAAAATATTTATAGGTACAGGTCTTTGTACGTGGTTCACAATCAAATACAATCTTCTTTGATGGAATACTGTGCTGATTCGAAGAGTGTTGAACATCATCCTTCTTTGACTCATGTtgtttagaaggtggcttactatgagcctcagaatgagtcttagggTGAGATTTGGAATGGGGTACAGATGAGGTCTTACTATGCATACCACTCGATTCCCTAAATTGCCTGTCCACGGCTTTAGATACAGCGGTATCAATTAATGTTCGAAGCTCTTCCCTGGTTATGTTGATCCTAGTGGCCTCATGATTTTCCAGAGGGTGACTGTTGACTTCTTCTGActcagccatgtagcttgattgctacataaaatgaTGACAATGATTTATTTAGAAGTCTATAATAGTACTATCATTCTTGATGATATtaataaccatattggttaatttgttaaatatattcattcaggatttttattataataatcctcagttataattaaaatataataatggcacaaaaggccaagtcacaaggACCGATTTAAATTATAAGCCAAGATCTTATAGGATCGAGACATTAAAGCTTGAAtcatagttcattaccttttccttgacagggagtcgtagaccaccactgtctttagtctcaaaggacattaattatggcccataggcacttcatcactaatggatgattatataaattagaGACAAGAATTGGAAGAATCCAGTATAAGgatgacttatgcgattttatcgaatcacgtttgccaggagtgttaacatatttttagatgttaacaaggatttgaatcttaaTAAGGAACTACCATCATGGGCCTGTCTTAATAATGACACATGGGCAAATCTTGCCTTGTAGCTGTCTGGACCAcgataaggtgatccatgaaaagacGACCCATCCGAAATCTCGATGGGATGAGCAGGTGTCCCAGATGGTGGTTCGGCGAGATCCGGGTAATCATCCATTTCCATGTCCTGAGCTTCAGGGAAATGGTCTTCAGGGCCCGATGGGTTATGACCCATCGGTTCTTCAATCAGGTTTGCCGGGTTAAACCAGCTCTGGAAAAATGGGGTCGGGTCTTCAAAGGCGCGGTGCGACCCTGACCGCTACAGTGGTAGGTAAGAATGATGCGAATCGTTGGGCTCGTTCTCCGATTACGGCCCAAAAGAATGATGGTAAGAGGGTGATGAACTTAGCGAGACGGATCGCCTCGCGGGCTCCAGATACGTCCTCCAATGCTCCTGAGGACTTGTGCTCATTGTTGCAGACGGAGTTCGCCGGTGAGAAGGTCCGGCTTCATGATCGTGGCTGGTAAATGGCGCCTTGCCTCGTCCTCCTCTCCTGAATCTTGGTGACATtttgttgaacctgtcaaaacaaacaaaagagacaaaaaggaaaaacaataaaggacaaaataaaacaaattaggattagtcctaagttctttgcctagactcggaagtcgaggaatgtgcaaactgtgtcattgagattaaacacaaaaggctagtgcttaattcactcaatgttggctctgataccaacctgtcacaccccgatatttccacgtattaccagtgggcccggtggggagtatcgtgacgtagttgatatcatcatagacaatttatcacagtttaatgcacagcggagGTCGAAAGATAgaaatattacaaaccgaatgaaagtAATATCAATTATTACAAAAACGGTTGCAAAGGATCTACAGGCGGATCAAGATAAAAAggaatattgttcaacagatctTAAGTGATAAGGCTTGCAAGACTCATATATTCactcaggagtagccagcctatttcgcctagtacctgcactttagccttttggaaaatacgtcagtttacactggtaaatacaattaaccgactcattttaaaatgtttaagaaaaattgatttgaatgcacaaggcacaaaatatcttttataacttgggataattatttatatataaacttgtaaaagaattacatgttcgttatacgttcagtagcccgggctgaataccgattaatagacacaccacataatatatcccgcggcgagttattctcgaacaggAGGTTATATCATTTTTACATACGCactggcaggtgtatgcctatACCCcctgcttaagtcgtggccatttcaatgaatgagccgatgatatccaggacatggtcattaaccacccaaaggcttaaaacaaaTATAACagtttaaacgggtcatctcaataaattaacattcatatgattaaaaattcattgcccgaccaagcggtattttatataccgtaccccaagcccgtataagggaaaataagttaaaagtatttacatgAGCAAGTATATATATCAATCAGTgagtgcaagtatcttttactgggctcctaatctggaacgaaggttttaataacctattagattccaaatgggtcttaattaagcctaaacttaggccggttagttttaaaggaagatatacagttcaaaacgcaagattaagcgaagaccggattagaatgtggtttagacccg belongs to Helianthus annuus cultivar XRQ/B chromosome 5, HanXRQr2.0-SUNRISE, whole genome shotgun sequence and includes:
- the LOC118492155 gene encoding serine/arginine-rich splicing factor 4-like yields the protein MGHNPSGPEDHFPEAQDMEMDDYPDLAEPPSGTPAHPIEISDGSSFHGSPYRGPDSYKQSSYMAESEEVNSHPLENHEATRINITREELRTLIDTAVSKAVDRQFRESSGMHSKTSSVPHSKSHPKTHSEAHSKPPSKQHESKKDDVQHSSNQHSKDRLENSDAGKRKHEDDNSHHLDKKHKGNSEHKKSSGFKKDDQQLGEKPKCKVCKKRHLGRCRYESKSQSQPRACGICKSNEHKTLDCKKIKDATCYNCNEKGHINSNCPKYAKKPEEGKKTVLDYN